From Acidovorax sp. 1608163:
GCGTTGCATGGTTTTCTCTCTCTACAAAACGGTCAATGCGTTGTGCGGTCCGCGCATCAGCGCGGTTCGACATTCATTTCAAGGCGCATGTCCACCGCAGCTGCGGTGGGGGCTACGCTTTTGATGGTTTGCTGGCCCAGGCCCAGCACGGTGAGCTGCTTCCACGACTCACCATCGCCCACCTGGTTGCCCACGTTGTCCAGCCACTTGAAGCGGTAGAACAGCGTGCGGTCGCTGCGCACCGAGCTGGACAGGTCGGCCTGCACCGCCAGGATGTCGTTCTTGCGCACCAGGCGCATCTCGCGCACAGCGATGCCGTTGGCTTCACCGCGCAAGGCCACTTTGGAAGCCACAGCGAGCGGCGTGGCAGGGTCGTGTTGTTGGGCGCTGGCAGCGCCAGCCAAACCCACGCAGGCGGCGCAGATGGCGCTCAGGATGATGCGGTTGGTCATTCAAAAGACTCCTTCAGGCAAATCGTGAAATGGGCCGATGGTCTGGGCGGGATGCGCTCAGTTTTTAGCGGCAGGTATCGGGGCAGCCGTGGGGGACTTGGCCACAGGCTTGCTGGTCGTGGTGCGCGTGGCGGTGCGAGCGGCGGGCTTGGCCGCAGGGGCGGCGGCTTCCACAGGCACAGAGCCTGCAGGAGCGAGCTTGCCCAGGCTGGCCACATCGCCCATCAGCACTGTGTTTTCGTACAAGCGCAAGGGCACCAGGGCGTACTGGCCGTCGATCCTGATCGGATCGGGCAAGGCGCGGCCATTGACGCTGACCACATGCTCACCTGGAGGCAGGTAGCCACGGGCAATATAGACCCGGCCCGGCAACATGCGCCACAGGCGGTCATCGGCCACTTCGGTGGCGGCAGAGGCCACCGCACCAATCAGGCCACCCACCAGGCCACCGCGCTTTTGCAGCTCGTTTTGCACTACGCCTTTGGCCACAGCGCGGGTCACACCACGCAGCACCATGCCGGGCATTTCGTCCTTGAGGGCGCGACGGGCCATCACGTTCACGTCCACCACCTTTTCCAGCTTCAGGTTGGTACCTGCGGCCGACAGCGTAGTGAGCAGCGGGTCAGTGGAGGGCTCGATGATGGGGTAAGAGATGCTGGCGGTGACCATGCCACGGCCCGTGGGCACGGGAATGGTGAAGGCCTTGGGCTTGCGCGCAGGCGCGTCACCGGCTTCGACCACGAACAGCACATCCGTCATGCGTTGGCGGCGCTTCCAGGTGAAGCTGGTACGGTTGTCCAGGCCGCGCAGACCCTCTTCCAGCACCCCCGTTTCAGGCTTGAGTTCAATGGCTTTGCGGTAGCCAGGGGCGGCCAGGCCAGACTCGCCCAGCACTTCGTACATGAAGCCTGCCAGGTAGTGGCTCAGGGCGTTCTGGTAGCCGTTCTTCAGCGCCAGCACTTCGGGGTCGTTGAGGGTTTCAACGGGGTAACCGTTGAGTTCCTTGCCGCCTGCAGCGGCGCCTTTGGACTTGGCTTCTTCTTCCGCCGCCAGGGTTTCCTTGGAGCGGAACTCGGCAATGATGGCCTCGCGCTCGTGCGTGCGCTTGATATCGACCCGGGCGTTTTCAAAGTCGCCCACGGCCACGCGGTTCAAGGCCAGGCGGGTGGTGAGCCACACCTTTTCGTAATCCTGGCCTTCATAGTTCTTGAGCCGCTCGCTGATCAGGGCGGCACCCACGGTGCCCATCAGCTTGGAAGGGTTGGTTTTGGCGGTTTCTTCCCATTCTTTGACCTTGATGTCTGCCAGCAAGAAAGCGTTGGTGCTGTCCTGGTAGCGGCGGTCCATGCGCAGCAATTCGCCGCGTTCCAGGTTGTAGAGCAGCGCGGTCTTGTCGTCCTCGCTCTTGGCAGATGCCTCCAGTTGCTGCAACGCGGCTGGAATGCCGCCCGTGCGACCGGCCGACTGCACATCGGTGGCCAGCTTGTCATGGCTTTGCATGCTGGCGCAGCCCGTCAGAGCCGCGCTCAGCGTCAGCACCCACAGCAAACGGGGGCGAAAGTGCGCAAGAGTTTTCATTTTTTTCCTAGGAGAACGGTAAACGGGATCTCAGAAAGCCCTGCAGGACCCATCACATCCAGCCCGGTAGGCCAACGCGCACCAAGTCTGTGCCGCCGCAACGGCAGGCGAAATGCGCATGGAAACCGGGCAATCAACGGGATGGATCGGGTGTCACGGTGCGCCCCCTCCCGGCGCGCAAACGTGTCAGGCAGCCCCCTCAAGCTGTGAGTTTTCTGGAAATTGTGTTGGCAGATGTAGCCAGCCGGGAATGTAGCAAAACGTTGTATCTTTTCT
This genomic window contains:
- a CDS encoding YcfL family protein; the protein is MTNRIILSAICAACVGLAGAASAQQHDPATPLAVASKVALRGEANGIAVREMRLVRKNDILAVQADLSSSVRSDRTLFYRFKWLDNVGNQVGDGESWKQLTVLGLGQQTIKSVAPTAAAVDMRLEMNVEPR
- a CDS encoding COG3014 family protein → MKTLAHFRPRLLWVLTLSAALTGCASMQSHDKLATDVQSAGRTGGIPAALQQLEASAKSEDDKTALLYNLERGELLRMDRRYQDSTNAFLLADIKVKEWEETAKTNPSKLMGTVGAALISERLKNYEGQDYEKVWLTTRLALNRVAVGDFENARVDIKRTHEREAIIAEFRSKETLAAEEEAKSKGAAAGGKELNGYPVETLNDPEVLALKNGYQNALSHYLAGFMYEVLGESGLAAPGYRKAIELKPETGVLEEGLRGLDNRTSFTWKRRQRMTDVLFVVEAGDAPARKPKAFTIPVPTGRGMVTASISYPIIEPSTDPLLTTLSAAGTNLKLEKVVDVNVMARRALKDEMPGMVLRGVTRAVAKGVVQNELQKRGGLVGGLIGAVASAATEVADDRLWRMLPGRVYIARGYLPPGEHVVSVNGRALPDPIRIDGQYALVPLRLYENTVLMGDVASLGKLAPAGSVPVEAAAPAAKPAARTATRTTTSKPVAKSPTAAPIPAAKN